From the genome of Verrucomicrobiia bacterium, one region includes:
- a CDS encoding sigma-70 family RNA polymerase sigma factor, whose amino-acid sequence MNDGSNEDSSTAPPGVRGRSPVFVTTHWSLVLTARGNDSTQAALALASLCQTYWYPLYAYVRRRGYPTEDAQDLTQEFFARLLGECWLTQADPQRGRFRTFLLSAMSHFLANEWDKARAQKRGGGVQLVPLQLDAAETRYGKEPADAFTPEQAYERRWAVTLLDEVLARLQNECASEGDSQLFETLKPCLAGESGHQPYAALASKLRLSEGAVKVAVHRLRQRFRKLLRQEIANTVLRPEEVDEEMHHLFAVLAGR is encoded by the coding sequence GTGAACGATGGGTCAAACGAGGATTCTTCAACCGCGCCGCCCGGCGTCAGAGGCCGAAGCCCGGTCTTTGTCACCACGCATTGGTCACTGGTGCTGACGGCGCGGGGCAACGATTCCACCCAGGCGGCTTTGGCACTGGCCAGCCTGTGCCAAACTTATTGGTATCCTCTGTACGCCTACGTGCGCCGCCGCGGTTACCCAACAGAGGATGCGCAGGATTTGACCCAGGAGTTTTTTGCGCGTCTGCTGGGGGAATGCTGGCTGACTCAGGCCGATCCCCAGCGCGGACGCTTTCGCACTTTCCTCTTGAGCGCCATGAGCCATTTCCTGGCCAATGAATGGGACAAGGCTCGCGCGCAAAAGCGCGGCGGCGGCGTTCAATTGGTTCCACTGCAGCTCGATGCGGCTGAAACACGTTACGGCAAGGAACCGGCCGACGCCTTCACTCCCGAGCAAGCCTATGAGCGGCGGTGGGCGGTGACCCTGCTGGATGAGGTGTTGGCGCGGCTCCAAAATGAGTGCGCCTCGGAAGGCGACTCCCAACTGTTTGAGACGCTCAAGCCGTGCCTGGCCGGTGAGAGCGGCCATCAACCTTACGCGGCTCTGGCCAGCAAACTGCGGCTTTCGGAGGGGGCAGTCAAAGTCGCGGTGCACCGGCTGCGCCAGCGGTTCCGAAAGCTGTTGCGGCAGGAAATTGCCAACACAGTCCTTAGGCCGGAAGAGGTGGATGAAGAGATGCACCATCTTTTTGCCGTGCTGGCAGGCCGATAA
- a CDS encoding bifunctional acetate--CoA ligase family protein/GNAT family N-acetyltransferase, producing MSQQRAEPAHDILHQVRVHPLDPIFSPKVVAVIGATETRGSVGRTVFQNLGRGGFEGTVYPVNPKRSSVLCVKAYPTIASVPEKVDLAVITTPAVTVPGLIRECVAAGVPGAIIISAGFKETGPAGAELERQVMEEARKGKMRLIGPNCLGVMVPCKGLNATFASTIARPGSVGFISQSGALCTAILDWSLRENVGFSSFVSIGSMLDVNWGDLIYYLGDDPNTKSIVIYMESIGDARAFLSAAREVALTKPIIVIKVGRTEAAAKAAASHTGSLTGSDEVLQAAFRRVGVLRVQTIAELFHMAEVLAKQPRPHGPRLTIVTNAGGPGVLATDMLISSGGRLSEPSAETMKALNSFLPAAWSHNNPLDILGDAGPDRYAKAVQIAADDPGSDGLLVILTPQAMTDPTATAEQLKPFAKLPGKPLLACWMGGKEVEPGEDILNAANIPTYKYPDTAARAFYYMWRYTYNLRSLYETPALMADQSTGAVARSKADSIIQAVRKEGRTILTEFESKQLLSAYGIPTVDTRIARSEESAVRLADDIGYPVVLKLYSETITHKTDVGGVQLNLRNAAAVRRAYKGIESAVAQRAGKEHFLGVTVQPMIALDGYELIIGSSPDPQFGPVLLFGAGGQLVEVFKDRSLGLPPLNATLARRMMEQTKIFEALKGVRGRAPVNLAALEELMVRFSQLVVEQPWIAEIDINPLLASPERLLALDARVVVHSSKITEDKLPRPAIRPYPLQYVTPWKLKSGVQVTIRPIRPEDEPFLVKFHETLSEESVYYRYFSQLKLDQRIAHERLTRMCFNDYDREIALVAEYRDPKSKAIEILGVGRLSKARGLNEAEFALVISDRWQNQGLGTELLKRLVQIGRAEKLDLISASMLAENHAMHHVSRNVGFKLVREPDDHDFRAEILLGAK from the coding sequence ATGAGTCAGCAACGCGCTGAGCCGGCGCATGACATCCTCCACCAGGTCCGCGTTCACCCGCTGGACCCGATTTTTTCCCCGAAGGTCGTGGCGGTCATTGGCGCGACCGAGACCCGCGGGAGCGTTGGGCGGACCGTATTCCAGAACCTGGGCCGTGGCGGGTTCGAAGGGACAGTCTATCCAGTGAACCCTAAACGCTCGAGTGTATTGTGTGTTAAGGCGTATCCCACCATTGCCTCGGTCCCCGAAAAAGTGGATTTGGCTGTTATAACGACTCCAGCCGTAACGGTGCCGGGGCTGATTCGCGAATGCGTGGCTGCGGGCGTCCCTGGCGCGATCATTATCTCGGCCGGCTTCAAGGAGACCGGCCCTGCCGGCGCGGAACTCGAACGTCAGGTCATGGAAGAGGCGCGCAAAGGCAAAATGCGCCTGATCGGACCCAATTGCCTGGGAGTGATGGTCCCATGCAAAGGTCTCAATGCGACTTTCGCCAGCACCATTGCCCGGCCTGGCTCGGTCGGATTCATCAGCCAATCAGGCGCCCTCTGCACGGCCATCCTGGACTGGAGTCTTCGAGAAAATGTCGGGTTCAGCTCGTTCGTCTCCATTGGGTCGATGCTGGATGTGAACTGGGGCGACTTGATTTATTACCTGGGAGACGATCCGAACACCAAGAGCATCGTCATCTACATGGAATCCATCGGGGATGCCCGGGCCTTTTTGTCTGCTGCCCGCGAAGTGGCGCTGACCAAACCGATCATCGTCATTAAGGTGGGTCGCACCGAAGCCGCTGCCAAAGCCGCCGCTTCGCACACCGGCTCGCTAACCGGCAGCGACGAGGTTCTCCAGGCCGCTTTCCGGCGGGTGGGTGTGTTGCGGGTGCAAACCATTGCCGAGTTGTTTCATATGGCTGAGGTCCTTGCCAAACAACCCCGACCCCATGGCCCGCGTCTGACGATTGTCACGAATGCCGGCGGCCCCGGCGTTCTGGCCACGGACATGCTTATCAGCAGCGGCGGACGGCTCTCCGAGCCTTCGGCTGAAACCATGAAGGCACTTAATTCCTTCCTGCCGGCTGCCTGGAGCCATAATAACCCGCTCGACATCCTGGGGGATGCCGGGCCGGACCGCTACGCAAAGGCGGTCCAGATTGCCGCTGATGATCCGGGCAGCGACGGCTTATTGGTCATCCTGACACCGCAGGCCATGACGGACCCGACCGCCACGGCTGAGCAGCTCAAGCCTTTTGCCAAGCTGCCCGGCAAACCGCTCCTCGCCTGCTGGATGGGCGGCAAGGAGGTCGAACCCGGCGAGGACATCCTGAATGCTGCGAACATCCCCACCTATAAATACCCGGATACCGCCGCGCGCGCCTTTTATTATATGTGGCGTTACACATATAACCTGCGTTCGCTCTATGAAACCCCCGCGTTGATGGCGGACCAATCGACCGGCGCCGTCGCGCGCTCGAAGGCCGATTCCATCATCCAGGCGGTCCGCAAAGAAGGCCGCACGATCCTCACTGAATTCGAATCCAAACAGCTCCTCAGCGCCTACGGCATCCCGACGGTTGATACGCGAATCGCGCGCAGCGAGGAGAGCGCCGTCAGGTTGGCAGATGACATCGGCTACCCGGTCGTGCTCAAGCTCTACTCCGAGACCATCACGCATAAAACGGATGTGGGAGGCGTCCAGCTCAATTTGCGCAACGCCGCCGCGGTGCGCCGCGCCTATAAGGGCATCGAGAGCGCCGTCGCCCAGCGCGCTGGCAAAGAACATTTCCTCGGTGTGACCGTTCAACCGATGATCGCCTTGGACGGCTACGAACTCATTATCGGCAGCAGCCCTGACCCCCAATTCGGTCCGGTGCTTCTTTTCGGTGCCGGTGGGCAGCTTGTGGAAGTCTTTAAAGACCGCTCCCTGGGCTTGCCGCCACTCAACGCCACGCTAGCCCGGCGGATGATGGAGCAAACCAAAATATTCGAGGCGCTCAAAGGCGTGCGGGGCAGGGCGCCTGTCAACCTCGCTGCTCTCGAAGAATTGATGGTCCGTTTCAGCCAGCTTGTCGTCGAGCAGCCGTGGATTGCCGAGATTGATATCAACCCGCTGCTGGCTTCGCCTGAACGCCTGCTGGCTCTTGATGCGCGGGTCGTGGTCCATAGCTCCAAAATCACGGAAGATAAGCTGCCGCGGCCTGCCATCCGGCCTTACCCGCTCCAGTACGTGACTCCGTGGAAACTCAAGAGCGGCGTCCAGGTTACCATCCGCCCTATCCGCCCTGAAGACGAGCCGTTTCTGGTCAAATTCCACGAGACGCTCTCGGAAGAAAGCGTCTATTACCGCTACTTCAGCCAGCTCAAACTCGATCAGCGCATCGCCCACGAGCGGCTCACGCGGATGTGCTTCAACGATTATGACCGCGAGATCGCTCTCGTGGCCGAATACCGCGACCCCAAATCCAAAGCTATCGAAATCCTCGGCGTTGGCCGCCTCAGCAAGGCCCGCGGTCTTAATGAAGCCGAGTTCGCGCTAGTCATTAGTGATCGCTGGCAAAACCAGGGGCTGGGCACAGAGTTGCTCAAGCGCCTGGTTCAGATTGGCCGCGCGGAAAAACTCGACCTGATTTCAGCCAGTATGCTGGCCGAGAACCACGCCATGCATCACGTCAGCAGGAATGTGGGTTTTAAGCTGGTCCGCGAACCGGATGATCACGATTTCCGCGCTGAAATCCTCCTCGGCGCGAAGTGA
- a CDS encoding chloride channel protein, giving the protein MIEQRWFKHIPELGQGATFLRKWGFIGILIGIGAGLGALALSWSIHLITQSLLGSIVGYTPPLPGGEGAVSHYTFHVSRPWLLPLVTTAAGLVGGLLTWKFAPQTAGIGTNAAIRAFHNNEKLSFKISLFKLITSAITIGGGLTSGREGPIAQIGATTGASIAGALKLTARERNLALAAGLGAGIAAIFKAPLAGAIIAAEIFYKEDFEVEALVPGLIASVIGYTIVGGATGFQPIFDLPIQATQFDHPLSLVLFALLGVGCALLARFLFAVFFRIEKFFKRFPLWVATAIGGGCTGLIGLVFPSVIGTGYGWAQFAISQNVHMLPPLLLLGAAIAEIVGASLTLGSGNSGGVFGPSVVTGGMFGGAFGYGAAYLFPSVVPYPGIYAIVGMIAFFAASAKAPISTIIMISEMTGGYGLLAPAMFAVVTAFILSGKRTIFSAQVDNRLASPFHADEFEPIALRRVKTADVMIHLPVYVHANAPVAEAMTLMGDYGLASLPVVEENKLSGRITLLAIHRLPQQQQQSVRAKDLRLLESSAAYPDEDLFIILKRFAAKDVGNLPVVTRKNPDCPIGLITRSGLWAALERAKEARANRQALNASETEPIEADIE; this is encoded by the coding sequence ATGATTGAACAACGTTGGTTTAAGCATATTCCGGAACTTGGCCAGGGCGCCACGTTCCTGAGGAAATGGGGATTTATTGGAATCCTGATTGGCATCGGCGCCGGGCTGGGGGCCTTGGCATTAAGTTGGTCGATTCACCTGATTACTCAATCCCTTCTTGGCTCGATTGTCGGCTACACGCCGCCGCTTCCCGGCGGGGAAGGCGCCGTGAGCCATTACACGTTTCATGTGAGCCGTCCGTGGCTGCTCCCGCTGGTGACCACAGCAGCCGGTTTGGTCGGGGGACTGCTGACTTGGAAATTCGCCCCCCAGACTGCCGGCATTGGCACGAATGCGGCAATTCGCGCATTTCACAATAACGAGAAACTCAGTTTTAAAATCTCCCTCTTTAAACTGATTACGTCGGCCATCACCATTGGCGGAGGGCTGACTTCAGGACGCGAAGGCCCAATCGCTCAGATCGGGGCCACGACCGGAGCCAGTATTGCCGGCGCTCTTAAACTCACCGCGCGAGAACGCAACCTTGCCCTTGCTGCAGGATTGGGGGCCGGAATTGCCGCTATATTCAAAGCGCCGCTGGCGGGCGCGATTATTGCCGCGGAGATTTTTTATAAAGAAGATTTCGAAGTCGAAGCGCTGGTGCCAGGTCTGATAGCGTCCGTCATCGGTTACACGATTGTTGGAGGTGCTACCGGGTTTCAGCCCATTTTCGATCTGCCGATTCAAGCAACTCAATTTGACCACCCCTTGTCCCTGGTCCTCTTTGCCCTCCTGGGAGTCGGCTGCGCCCTGCTCGCTCGATTTTTGTTTGCTGTCTTTTTCCGCATTGAGAAGTTTTTCAAACGCTTCCCGTTATGGGTCGCGACCGCCATTGGCGGCGGTTGCACGGGCCTCATCGGACTCGTCTTTCCGTCGGTAATTGGAACGGGATACGGTTGGGCGCAATTTGCTATCTCTCAGAATGTGCATATGTTGCCGCCTTTATTGCTGCTTGGAGCGGCGATCGCCGAAATCGTGGGGGCGTCATTGACTCTCGGCTCCGGCAATTCAGGCGGCGTCTTCGGACCGAGCGTGGTTACGGGGGGAATGTTCGGAGGCGCCTTCGGTTACGGAGCAGCGTACCTTTTCCCATCCGTCGTGCCTTATCCCGGCATTTACGCAATTGTCGGGATGATTGCCTTTTTTGCGGCGTCAGCCAAAGCGCCGATTTCAACCATCATCATGATTTCGGAGATGACGGGTGGCTATGGCCTGTTAGCCCCGGCGATGTTCGCCGTGGTCACCGCGTTCATTCTTTCGGGAAAGAGAACGATTTTTTCCGCCCAGGTCGATAACCGCCTGGCCTCGCCGTTCCACGCCGATGAGTTCGAGCCCATCGCCCTTCGGCGAGTTAAGACCGCTGACGTGATGATCCACTTGCCGGTTTATGTCCACGCCAATGCGCCCGTGGCTGAAGCAATGACTTTGATGGGCGATTACGGTTTAGCCAGCCTGCCGGTGGTCGAAGAGAATAAGCTCTCCGGTCGCATCACGCTGCTGGCCATACACCGGCTGCCACAACAACAGCAACAATCCGTCCGTGCCAAGGACCTGCGGCTGCTTGAATCCAGCGCGGCTTATCCTGATGAAGACCTGTTTATCATCTTAAAGCGATTTGCGGCCAAAGATGTCGGCAATCTGCCTGTGGTGACGCGTAAAAATCCCGATTGCCCTATCGGGTTGATAACCCGCTCCGGGCTCTGGGCCGCTCTGGAAAGAGCCAAGGAAGCGCGCGCCAACCGACAGGCCCTCAATGCCTCGGAAACAGAACCAATCGAGGCGGATATCGAGTGA
- a CDS encoding dihydroorotate dehydrogenase-like protein: MDLSTTYLGLKLRTPLVLAASPLSEEIDSIKQMEDNGASAVVLYSLFEEQLRQESAELAKNLEQGTFSTPEALTYFPEPEEFRLGPDEYLKHISKAKAAVAIPVIASLNCSSGGGWTEYAKGVQEAGADALELNIYYIPTDVELTSTRIEQNYIAIVKAVRAAVSIPVAVKLSPFFTNFANMAKRLDKAGANGLVLFNRFYQPDIDLETLEIKPNILLSTPMAMRLPLRWIALLYGKLRASLAATSGIHRASDVLKMLMAGADVTMLCSAIIRHGVRQIGVIERDMVAWMEEHEYTSVTQLKGSLSQKNCADPSAFERAQYMRAISRLPAAK; this comes from the coding sequence ATGGACCTATCCACTACTTATCTCGGCCTCAAACTGCGCACCCCGCTCGTTCTGGCCGCTTCTCCGTTGTCCGAGGAGATCGACTCCATTAAACAAATGGAAGACAACGGAGCCTCGGCGGTTGTCCTCTATTCGCTTTTTGAAGAACAACTCCGGCAGGAGAGTGCCGAGCTAGCCAAGAACCTCGAACAGGGCACCTTCAGCACTCCGGAAGCCCTGACTTATTTCCCGGAGCCGGAAGAGTTCCGACTCGGACCAGACGAATACCTCAAGCACATCTCCAAGGCCAAGGCGGCGGTGGCCATTCCTGTCATAGCCAGCCTGAATTGCTCCTCGGGCGGCGGATGGACTGAGTATGCCAAGGGTGTCCAGGAGGCGGGCGCCGATGCCCTCGAACTGAACATCTACTATATCCCCACCGACGTGGAATTGACATCTACCCGCATCGAGCAGAATTACATCGCCATTGTGAAAGCCGTTAGGGCCGCCGTGAGTATCCCTGTAGCGGTCAAGCTCAGCCCCTTTTTCACCAACTTCGCCAATATGGCCAAGCGTCTCGACAAGGCAGGGGCTAATGGCTTGGTGCTCTTCAACCGGTTTTATCAGCCTGACATTGACCTCGAAACCCTGGAAATCAAACCCAACATTCTCCTGAGCACACCGATGGCCATGCGCCTGCCGCTGCGCTGGATTGCTTTGCTCTACGGCAAACTGCGGGCCAGCCTCGCCGCTACCAGCGGCATCCACCGCGCTTCGGATGTCCTCAAGATGCTCATGGCAGGGGCGGACGTGACGATGCTCTGCTCGGCCATCATCCGCCATGGCGTGCGGCAAATTGGGGTCATCGAACGCGACATGGTCGCCTGGATGGAAGAGCATGAATACACATCGGTCACTCAACTCAAAGGCAGCCTCAGCCAGAAAAACTGCGCCGACCCCAGCGCCTTCGAGCGCGCCCAATACATGCGGGCCATCTCCCGCCTGCCCGCCGCGAAGTAA
- a CDS encoding serine/threonine-protein kinase — protein sequence MDTLRICPSCGKPLAADAPQGICPECLMKAGMGSTAGAPASGRGFVPPSVHDIAQLFPQLEILEVIGHGGMGAVYRARQPGLDRLVALKILPPRPGNDLGFTDRFTREARALAKLNHPHIVSVYDFGQAAGLHYFLMEYVDGPNLRQVEQSGKLTPRQALQIIPQICEALQFAHDEWIVHRDIKPENVLLDKKGRVKIADFGLAMIMNQAPQNFRLTGTRDVMGTPHYMAPEQVEHPQAVDHRADIYSLGVVFYEMLTGELPLGRFGPPSSRGGNVKIDVRLVEGQGKVFIKDLRLEANRRL from the coding sequence ATGGATACCTTGCGAATATGTCCGAGTTGCGGGAAACCGTTAGCCGCCGATGCGCCGCAAGGCATCTGCCCGGAGTGCCTGATGAAAGCGGGAATGGGCAGCACGGCCGGCGCGCCGGCCAGTGGCCGAGGGTTCGTGCCGCCAAGCGTGCATGATATTGCTCAACTGTTTCCTCAATTGGAGATTCTGGAAGTGATTGGGCACGGAGGGATGGGCGCCGTGTATAGAGCGCGCCAGCCGGGCCTGGACCGGCTCGTAGCGCTCAAGATCCTGCCGCCCCGCCCCGGAAACGACCTCGGATTTACGGATCGGTTTACCCGCGAGGCCCGCGCGCTGGCGAAGCTGAACCATCCCCACATCGTATCGGTTTATGATTTCGGCCAGGCAGCTGGTCTGCATTATTTCCTCATGGAGTACGTCGATGGGCCGAACCTGCGCCAGGTCGAGCAGTCCGGCAAGCTCACGCCCCGGCAAGCCCTCCAGATCATTCCACAAATCTGTGAGGCGCTCCAATTCGCGCATGATGAATGGATCGTCCACCGGGACATCAAACCCGAAAACGTTTTGTTGGATAAAAAGGGCCGGGTGAAAATTGCCGATTTCGGCCTGGCCATGATCATGAACCAGGCGCCACAGAATTTCAGGCTTACCGGCACACGAGATGTCATGGGCACGCCGCACTACATGGCGCCTGAACAAGTCGAGCATCCACAGGCAGTAGATCATCGCGCGGACATTTATTCTCTCGGCGTGGTCTTCTATGAAATGCTCACTGGGGAATTGCCACTGGGCCGTTTCGGACCGCCTTCTTCCCGGGGAGGGAATGTGAAGATTGACGTGCGACTGGTTGAAGGGCAGGGGAAGGTTTTCATAAAGGACCTTCGCCTCGAGGCGAACCGCCGCCTCTAA
- the nifJ gene encoding pyruvate:ferredoxin (flavodoxin) oxidoreductase — protein sequence MNKTSPVLNKRRAEPAVQPNSKGHKATPAHFKTLDGNEAAAYVAYQLNEVMAIYPITPSSPIAEWCDQWASEGKTNLWDTIPAIVEMQSEGGAVGAVHGALQTGTLSTTFTASQGLLLMIPNMFKIAGELLPTVFHVTARTVATHALSIFGDHSDVMACRSTGWGMLAAASVQETMDFALISQAASLRSRIPFVHFFDGFRTSHEVSKIQLLSKDDLAALIDDELIAAHRGRAMTPDRPVLRGTAQNPDAFFQARETVNPFYAACADITEKVMKEFGARVGRHYELFEYVGAPDAERVLVLMGSGCEAAHEAVEHLAKRGEKIGLVKVRLYRPFDGKRFVESLPASVKSIAVLDRTKEPGASGEPLYQDVIAALFEAQASGWGRLKGLPKVFGGRYGLSSKEFTPAMVKAVFDNLKQAAPKNHFTVGITDDVSHTSLPWDEDFSTEPDHVIRAMFYGLGADGTVGANKNSIKIIGEETPNFAQGYFVYDSKKSGSMTVSHLRFGPEPIRSTYLITKANFVACHQPVFLERYEMARNLVPGGTLLLNTPFSKDEVWARLPTPVQQTLIDRKARLYVIDATRVARDSGMGGRINTIMQVCFFALSGVLPKAEAIDAIKESIRKTYGRKGEEVVQMNLKAVDNTLAHLHEVSPTSSVNGTGPLLPGVTQNAPPYVRTVLGALAGGRGDDLPVSAFSCDGTFPTATAQYEKRNLALEIPVWDPVVCIQCMKCVAICPHATIRAKVYEPKDLATAPADFKSTDARAPEWKGMKWTLQVAAEDCTGCTLCVEVCPARNKTESKLKAINMRPQAPLRLQERENWDFFLGLPEFDRRKLKLTTLRQQQVMQPLFEFSGACAGCGETPYLKLLTQLFGDRAVIANATGCSSIYGGNLPTTPYAKNAQGRGPTWCNSLFEDNAEFGLGFRVSIDKQKEMAGELLRKLAGTIGQDLVAGILEAIQADEAGIYDQRERVAALKAKLHTIDGPGAKLLLPLADQLVRKSVWIIGGDGWAYDIGYGGLDHVLASGRDVNVLVLDTEVYSNTGGQCSKSTPRGAVAKFAAGGKPGGKKDLGLIAMTYGHIYVASVAMGHKDEHTLKAFLEAESYPGPSLIIAYSHCIAHGIALDAGIGARQQKLAVESGQWLLYRFDPRRTDRGENPLQLDSPAAKAKVQDYLLSENRFKMLTKSKPEDARRLFTQAQADADRRWKHYQFMAGRDLKPATAPAAASKPQASIDQHP from the coding sequence ATGAATAAGACCTCACCCGTTCTCAACAAACGTCGTGCCGAACCCGCCGTCCAGCCTAATAGCAAGGGGCACAAGGCCACGCCGGCGCATTTCAAGACCCTCGATGGGAACGAAGCGGCTGCGTACGTTGCCTATCAGCTCAATGAGGTAATGGCAATTTATCCCATCACCCCCTCCTCGCCTATCGCCGAGTGGTGCGACCAATGGGCTTCCGAGGGCAAAACCAATCTCTGGGACACCATCCCGGCTATTGTCGAGATGCAAAGCGAAGGCGGCGCGGTGGGGGCTGTGCATGGCGCGCTGCAAACCGGGACCCTCAGCACCACCTTCACCGCTTCCCAAGGTCTGCTGTTGATGATCCCCAACATGTTCAAAATTGCCGGTGAACTGCTGCCGACGGTTTTCCACGTAACTGCCCGGACGGTGGCCACCCACGCCCTTTCGATCTTTGGCGATCACAGCGACGTCATGGCCTGCCGCTCGACTGGGTGGGGCATGCTCGCCGCCGCCTCCGTTCAAGAGACAATGGACTTCGCATTGATTTCCCAGGCCGCTTCGCTCCGCTCACGCATTCCCTTCGTTCATTTCTTTGACGGCTTTCGCACCTCACACGAGGTCTCGAAGATTCAGCTTCTGTCCAAGGACGATTTAGCCGCCCTGATTGATGACGAATTGATCGCTGCCCATCGCGGGCGCGCCATGACTCCCGACCGGCCAGTGCTCCGCGGCACGGCCCAAAACCCGGATGCCTTTTTCCAGGCCCGCGAGACCGTCAACCCATTCTACGCCGCCTGCGCGGACATCACCGAGAAGGTCATGAAGGAGTTTGGCGCGCGCGTGGGCCGGCACTATGAACTCTTCGAATATGTTGGCGCGCCGGATGCCGAACGCGTTTTGGTGCTGATGGGCTCCGGTTGCGAAGCAGCTCACGAGGCAGTCGAGCACCTCGCCAAACGCGGCGAGAAAATCGGTTTGGTTAAAGTCCGGTTGTACCGGCCATTCGACGGCAAACGGTTCGTCGAATCTTTGCCGGCGAGCGTTAAATCCATCGCGGTGCTGGACCGCACCAAGGAGCCGGGTGCCTCAGGCGAACCGCTCTATCAGGATGTCATCGCCGCGTTGTTCGAGGCCCAGGCCAGTGGCTGGGGCCGGCTCAAGGGTTTGCCGAAGGTCTTTGGTGGCCGCTACGGCCTGTCCTCGAAAGAATTTACACCCGCAATGGTGAAGGCCGTTTTCGACAACCTCAAGCAAGCGGCTCCCAAGAACCACTTCACCGTCGGTATCACCGACGACGTGTCTCATACCAGCCTCCCCTGGGATGAGGACTTTTCCACCGAACCGGACCACGTCATCCGGGCGATGTTCTACGGCCTGGGCGCTGATGGGACGGTGGGCGCCAACAAGAATTCGATAAAAATTATCGGTGAAGAGACTCCAAACTTTGCCCAGGGGTATTTCGTCTATGACTCGAAAAAATCCGGGTCCATGACTGTCTCCCATCTGCGCTTTGGCCCCGAGCCGATTCGCTCCACCTACCTCATCACCAAGGCCAACTTCGTTGCCTGCCATCAACCGGTGTTCCTCGAACGCTATGAAATGGCCAGGAACCTTGTCCCCGGCGGGACTCTTCTGCTCAATACGCCATTCTCCAAGGACGAAGTCTGGGCGCGATTGCCAACCCCGGTCCAGCAAACCTTGATTGATCGCAAGGCCCGCCTCTATGTCATTGACGCCACCCGCGTGGCTCGCGACAGCGGAATGGGTGGGCGCATTAATACCATCATGCAGGTGTGCTTCTTCGCGCTTTCAGGCGTTCTGCCTAAGGCTGAGGCCATTGACGCCATCAAAGAATCCATTCGCAAGACCTACGGCAGGAAGGGCGAGGAGGTCGTCCAAATGAACCTCAAGGCGGTGGATAACACACTAGCCCATCTGCACGAAGTGTCGCCCACTAGTTCGGTCAACGGGACCGGGCCCCTTCTGCCGGGCGTTACTCAAAATGCGCCGCCTTATGTCCGCACGGTGCTGGGCGCTTTGGCCGGCGGGCGCGGCGATGATCTGCCCGTCAGCGCCTTTTCATGCGACGGCACTTTCCCCACGGCTACAGCGCAGTACGAAAAGCGCAATCTGGCCCTCGAGATTCCCGTGTGGGACCCGGTGGTGTGCATCCAATGCATGAAATGCGTTGCCATCTGCCCCCATGCCACCATCCGCGCCAAGGTCTATGAACCCAAAGACCTGGCCACAGCCCCGGCTGATTTTAAATCCACCGATGCCCGCGCTCCGGAATGGAAGGGGATGAAGTGGACGTTGCAAGTTGCGGCGGAAGACTGCACCGGCTGCACCTTGTGCGTCGAGGTGTGTCCCGCTCGCAATAAGACCGAGAGCAAACTCAAGGCGATCAATATGCGCCCTCAAGCCCCATTGCGCCTGCAGGAGCGCGAGAATTGGGATTTCTTCCTCGGGCTGCCGGAGTTCGATCGGCGCAAGCTCAAACTCACCACCTTGCGCCAGCAACAGGTCATGCAACCGCTCTTCGAGTTCTCCGGGGCCTGCGCCGGCTGCGGTGAGACGCCTTATCTGAAGCTGTTGACCCAGTTATTCGGCGACCGCGCTGTCATCGCCAATGCCACCGGCTGTTCTTCAATTTATGGCGGCAATTTGCCGACGACACCTTATGCCAAAAATGCGCAGGGCAGGGGACCGACCTGGTGCAATTCCCTCTTCGAGGATAATGCCGAGTTCGGCCTCGGTTTCCGTGTCTCTATCGACAAGCAGAAGGAAATGGCCGGTGAACTTCTTCGGAAATTGGCGGGGACAATCGGGCAAGACCTGGTGGCCGGCATCCTGGAGGCCATCCAGGCCGATGAGGCCGGCATTTACGATCAACGCGAGCGAGTCGCCGCACTGAAAGCAAAACTCCACACCATCGACGGGCCTGGAGCCAAATTGCTCCTACCGCTGGCCGACCAGCTTGTACGCAAAAGTGTTTGGATAATTGGCGGGGACGGCTGGGCGTATGACATCGGTTATGGCGGCCTGGACCATGTTCTGGCCAGCGGCAGGGATGTGAACGTCCTGGTGCTCGATACCGAGGTCTATTCGAATACGGGTGGTCAATGCTCGAAATCGACCCCACGCGGCGCCGTGGCGAAGTTTGCCGCCGGCGGCAAACCAGGCGGCAAGAAAGACCTGGGTCTAATTGCCATGACATACGGGCATATCTACGTGGCCAGCGTTGCTATGGGGCATAAAGATGAACATACCCTCAAGGCATTCTTGGAAGCAGAGTCTTACCCCGGTCCCTCGCTGATCATCGCTTACAGCCATTGCATTGCCCACGGCATCGCCCTGGATGCCGGCATCGGCGCGCGCCAGCAGAAACTCGCCGTCGAGTCCGGCCAATGGCTGCTCTACCGCTTCGACCCCCGCAGAACGGATCGCGGCGAAAACCCGCTTCAGCTCGATTCACCGGCTGCCAAGGCCAAGGTGCAGGACTATTTGCTCTCCGAGAACCGATTCAAAATGCTCACCAAGAGCAAACCGGAGGATGCGCGGCGCCTCTTCACCCAGGCTCAAGCCGATGCCGACCGCCGTTGGAAACATTATCAATTCATGGCCGGGCGTGATTTGAAACCAGCCACCGCTCCGGCGGCAGCATCCAAACCCCAGGCATCCATCGATCAGCATCCATAA